The following DNA comes from Curtobacterium sp. 9128.
CGCCGGGTCGTCCTCGACCGCCGGCGCCGACCGCTGCTGTCGCCGCGCGACGGCCCGCAGGACACCCCGCGCGATCGCCCGCCACCCGAGCAGGAACACCCCGAGCACGATCGTCGCGACGATGACGAACGAGATCGGCAGCGGGTTGCCGTCGACGACGCCCTGCCCGGTCGCGACCCTGATCGCCATGCCGACGAACACCGTGAGGATCCACGCGACGACACCGGTCGGCCAGAAGCGCAGCGGGCGGGCCCACGCACCACTCGTGACGTAGGCGATCGCCCATCCCGCGAGGAACGGGTACGCGGTGGTCCACAGTCCGACCAACGAGGACGCCTCGCCGTGGGACGACCGGCCGATC
Coding sequences within:
- a CDS encoding DUF3054 domain-containing protein, with protein sequence MTDRTWGWLAAVIDVVLIIVFALIGRSSHGEASSLVGLWTTAYPFLAGWAIAYVTSGAWARPLRFWPTGVVAWILTVFVGMAIRVATGQGVVDGNPLPISFVIVATIVLGVFLLGWRAIARGVLRAVARRQQRSAPAVEDDPANDDPSTEPSAGVTPGT